Proteins from a single region of Mucilaginibacter daejeonensis:
- a CDS encoding Trm112 family protein: MKLQTIAKLCCPFDKHDLNLKILAQDLEQNIQEGLLSCTKCQRIYPIVYGVPIMAPDEYRQTALEQPVLDRWKLEYGIEPGKLTLGQ; the protein is encoded by the coding sequence ATGAAATTACAGACCATCGCTAAACTCTGCTGTCCTTTTGACAAGCACGACCTTAACTTGAAGATACTTGCACAGGATCTTGAACAGAACATACAGGAAGGCCTATTGAGTTGCACCAAGTGTCAGCGGATATACCCGATCGTTTATGGTGTACCCATCATGGCACCTGATGAGTACCGTCAAACAGCTCTTGAGCAACCTGTGCTCGACCGCTGGAAACTTGAATATGGGATCGAGCCAGGCAAATTAACACTTGGGCAATGA
- a CDS encoding thiamine phosphate synthase, protein MEMNVSKKINGGVYLVIDPSMRADELLTKLAEALKAGLAAVQIWNNWPAHTDKFELIARVGSLCRIHHTPLLIDNDWQLMLRSPELDGVHFDSIPPDFAEIRSKISRPFTAGITCSGDLDVIRWAHDQRLDYVSFCAMFPSSSASSCSIVMPEVVQKARQLTELPIFVSGGITPENIPPLRQRAPFDGVAVISGIMSSNDPRTTVKLYQNALK, encoded by the coding sequence ATGGAGATGAACGTATCGAAAAAGATCAATGGTGGAGTTTACCTGGTGATCGATCCCTCAATGCGAGCCGACGAATTGCTTACTAAATTGGCAGAAGCACTTAAAGCGGGATTGGCGGCCGTTCAAATCTGGAATAATTGGCCGGCACACACCGACAAGTTTGAATTGATCGCTCGTGTGGGTAGCCTTTGTCGGATACATCACACGCCTTTGCTTATCGATAATGACTGGCAATTAATGCTACGCTCTCCGGAGTTGGACGGTGTACACTTCGACAGCATCCCGCCGGATTTTGCTGAGATACGGAGTAAGATCAGCAGACCATTCACGGCCGGAATCACCTGTTCGGGCGACCTGGACGTGATACGTTGGGCACACGACCAACGGTTGGACTACGTTTCCTTTTGCGCTATGTTCCCATCATCCTCGGCAAGCAGTTGCTCCATCGTTATGCCAGAGGTGGTCCAAAAAGCCCGTCAACTTACTGAGCTACCCATTTTTGTTTCAGGAGGCATAACACCTGAGAACATCCCACCATTACGGCAGCGCGCACCGTTCGATGGCGTAGCCGTCATATCAGGCATTATGAGCTCGAACGACCCGCGAACGACCGTTAAACTTTACCAGAACGCTTTAAAATGA
- a CDS encoding AIR synthase-related protein → MSQFSGKIDGGSFDELILPRLGYKRQNVEQGPAFGVDVSVIDLGNNMGLAMTSDPLSLIPSLGLAASAWLSVHLMANDMATTGFAPMYAQMVLNLPPQFGQDDLTKYWDHIHQYCQAIGVAITGGHTCNIEGQHSTIAGGGTMLLTAPLDQIRLSGQAKPGNKIIVTKDCALLSAAVLAMSFPQTVQHHLGKEIYDACCESFYQISSLPDALAAASTQQITAMHDVTEGGVLGAVYEMCKASGIGVRIDNELLPTGHPQQQVTQLFGIDARFCIGAGSMIIAVETGSEQQVLAVLTAEHIKGTVIGEFTENTECVLITNDKEEPLPYYEKDPYWAAFFNALKKGWR, encoded by the coding sequence ATGTCTCAATTCTCCGGAAAAATAGATGGCGGCAGTTTTGACGAACTCATTCTGCCTCGTTTAGGATATAAGCGTCAGAACGTTGAACAAGGTCCGGCCTTCGGTGTGGATGTCTCCGTGATAGACCTGGGGAATAACATGGGATTAGCGATGACGAGTGATCCACTTTCGCTTATCCCCTCATTAGGCTTAGCGGCATCAGCGTGGCTATCGGTACACCTGATGGCCAATGATATGGCTACCACGGGCTTCGCACCTATGTATGCACAAATGGTATTGAATCTACCTCCGCAATTTGGTCAGGACGACCTCACAAAATATTGGGATCACATACACCAATACTGTCAGGCAATTGGTGTGGCAATAACCGGCGGTCATACATGCAATATCGAAGGCCAACATTCAACTATTGCCGGCGGTGGCACCATGTTGCTTACTGCACCGTTGGATCAGATACGGTTGAGCGGCCAAGCAAAACCAGGCAACAAGATCATTGTAACTAAGGATTGTGCGCTCTTATCAGCTGCTGTGCTGGCCATGAGCTTCCCCCAAACGGTGCAGCACCATCTTGGCAAGGAAATTTATGATGCATGTTGTGAATCGTTCTACCAGATCTCATCCCTGCCTGATGCGCTGGCTGCCGCAAGTACGCAGCAGATCACCGCCATGCACGATGTGACCGAGGGCGGAGTGCTTGGTGCGGTCTATGAAATGTGCAAAGCTTCCGGTATCGGCGTCCGCATTGATAATGAGCTGCTACCGACCGGCCATCCGCAACAACAGGTGACCCAACTCTTTGGTATCGACGCACGGTTCTGTATCGGCGCTGGTTCCATGATCATTGCGGTAGAAACCGGTTCTGAGCAACAAGTTCTGGCGGTGCTTACCGCAGAACACATCAAAGGGACAGTGATCGGCGAGTTCACAGAAAACACCGAATGTGTTTTGATCACTAACGACAAAGAAGAACCACTTCCCTACTATGAGAAAGACCCGTATTGGGCGGCATTCTTTAACGCTTTAAAGAAAGGATGGAGATGA
- a CDS encoding class I SAM-dependent methyltransferase gives MDLKQNADFGLMTRSLTNWQGRKEWFFNREHTDTYEQWYEGRYKRAEVWQKKVMAQLLGKDQRVKELLEFGCGTTRFTRWWHEIGIDATGGDLSPFMLGQAAHLFKGDLVNADSHYMPFKDDTFDAVAFITTFEYYRDPVKVIREAARVGKHGIAFGMMNRNSPKVLRRRVQQLFGKNPFYVTATFYTPALLIEKITEALNGREYSLEWTCTGLPEWFPVQQWSVPVGDFFGLYVKFNDAR, from the coding sequence ATGGATCTGAAGCAGAACGCCGACTTTGGCTTAATGACCCGCAGCCTTACCAATTGGCAAGGCCGAAAAGAATGGTTCTTTAACCGTGAGCATACTGATACCTACGAACAATGGTATGAAGGCCGCTACAAACGAGCCGAAGTTTGGCAAAAAAAGGTGATGGCCCAACTGCTGGGTAAAGACCAGCGGGTAAAAGAGTTACTGGAATTTGGCTGTGGCACTACCCGTTTCACACGCTGGTGGCACGAGATCGGTATCGATGCTACGGGCGGCGACCTCTCTCCTTTTATGTTAGGGCAGGCAGCGCATCTATTTAAGGGCGACCTGGTCAATGCCGACTCACATTACATGCCCTTTAAAGACGACACGTTCGACGCTGTGGCATTCATTACCACTTTTGAATATTATCGTGACCCGGTCAAGGTGATCAGGGAAGCGGCTCGGGTGGGTAAGCATGGCATCGCCTTTGGAATGATGAATCGAAATTCGCCCAAGGTATTGCGCCGCCGCGTTCAGCAGTTATTCGGTAAGAACCCGTTCTACGTCACTGCTACCTTTTACACTCCTGCCCTACTGATCGAGAAGATAACGGAAGCGCTGAATGGTCGTGAGTATAGTTTAGAATGGACCTGCACCGGTTTGCCTGAATGGTTCCCTGTGCAACAATGGAGTGTTCCGGTAGGTGATTTCTTTGGATTGTACGTTAAGTTCAATGACGCTCGATAG
- a CDS encoding LLM class flavin-dependent oxidoreductase yields the protein MKKDKVAYSILELALVAQGGTFNETLKNSLALAKEAEALGYSRFWFAEHHNSAYVGSNAPTLLIGYVADNTRTIKVGSGGVMLPNHSPLVVAEQFGTLAHLYPGRIEMGLGRAPGTDGETAQAIRSDFMRAAHSFPQEIEKIERYFAKENANAKVRAAIAEGVEVPIYILGSSTDSAHLAAQKGLPYAFASHFASTHLLNALDIYRREFQPSETLERPYIIAGVNVIVAESDEQAERLFTTLINMFVGILTGRSQGLQPPTEMTDDFREMLAHPTVHQMLKYSFVGSKDTVKAKIKAFLDETEADELIMACNTYDFEDRLRSTRLFAQIIEELNQA from the coding sequence ATGAAAAAAGATAAAGTAGCTTATTCGATACTGGAGTTGGCTTTGGTGGCCCAAGGGGGTACGTTTAACGAAACTTTGAAAAATTCATTGGCTTTGGCTAAAGAAGCTGAGGCACTGGGCTACTCTCGTTTTTGGTTCGCTGAACATCATAATTCAGCTTATGTAGGTAGCAATGCACCCACATTACTGATCGGATATGTGGCTGATAACACTCGAACGATCAAGGTGGGCTCGGGTGGCGTAATGCTTCCTAATCACTCCCCATTGGTGGTGGCAGAGCAATTTGGAACCTTGGCGCATCTTTATCCAGGGCGTATCGAGATGGGATTGGGCCGAGCGCCCGGTACAGACGGCGAAACTGCACAGGCGATACGGTCGGACTTTATGCGCGCTGCACACTCGTTCCCGCAAGAGATCGAAAAGATCGAGCGATATTTTGCAAAAGAAAATGCTAATGCGAAAGTACGCGCCGCGATCGCGGAGGGAGTGGAGGTGCCCATCTATATCTTGGGTTCCAGCACTGACAGTGCTCACCTTGCCGCTCAAAAAGGGCTGCCTTATGCATTTGCAAGCCATTTTGCTTCAACTCATTTGCTAAATGCGCTTGACATTTACCGTCGTGAGTTTCAGCCATCAGAAACTTTGGAAAGGCCATACATTATCGCAGGGGTCAACGTCATCGTTGCTGAGAGCGATGAACAGGCTGAACGCTTGTTCACCACCCTGATCAACATGTTCGTTGGGATACTGACGGGCAGATCCCAAGGCCTACAACCACCGACCGAAATGACGGACGACTTCAGGGAAATGCTTGCCCATCCTACGGTCCATCAAATGCTCAAATACTCCTTTGTGGGCAGCAAGGATACCGTAAAGGCCAAGATCAAGGCCTTTTTGGATGAAACGGAAGCTGATGAGTTGATCATGGCTTGCAATACCTACGATTTCGAGGACCGCTTGCGATCAACGCGGCTGTTCGCGCAGATAATAGAAGAGCTCAATCAAGCTTGA
- a CDS encoding alpha-2-macroglobulin family protein produces MPYRVSFIKKGLLILSLTCICQLVFAQNYNNQAFRIDSLANVGLPKSALAEVDKLEQMAHKNNDAAQLVKVALYRNRFQRYLQEEALTLILKRLHNDIQKAIYPVKPVLQSLLAEMYWQYYQDNRWEISRRSRLDSPDPDFTRWDSQTLIKYTGQLYQSSLQNWQKEQQTSVDALDAALIGDKATRYLRPTLYDLLLHRALDFYLNDELDLPRPHKPFNINDRQLFADNHTFATLTINPTDTASLLYKGIYYLQQGTQFHLKDNSSEALADLAIKRLELIHSRASFAPKDTLYLRSLNQVATSVADKPISADALVLIGKYYDDRDSLVTALYYLQKAAKNFPTSIGGQNALQLIKEIKQQQLTATVENVNVPGRPLLALLEYRNLNAIRFKILQLTQKQQERLRKLNKDYDGNGLQSSPEILLYLRRIKPVQNDFLTLPNPHDYRKHRVEFSINPQSTGHYVLLLEDSAHNERLTQLVKFQLSALAYSSRRLPNGMHEVRVLHRETGAPLNGVQVIVSNKNENSKQSQKHIISQGITNKDGQFLFKFAQEYYDIELKQQNDYLLQKDHYTSGRQHDDYDNLPAVHTIIFTDREIYRPGQTVYIKALQLQKSKGLNSILPNQAIDIFLKDQYGKKLQTQNLRTNEFGSATGSFILPPSLLNGSFQIATALGSASIRVEEYKRPTFQVTFLPVKQSYRLNDTVVLQGKVTAFSGYGISQARVAYHIDLNYENKDKPADDENGDVPDAVNDLEADTVIADNNGEFQIKFKAEDNEVGRLLTYQYQISATVTDGSGETQPAEQTVNVSNQPIKLNITLPEKLTTQTEHLLPIIFTNLNNQPLAGNINVSVYTLNHPLQVFKSRLWAVPDLTLLSRDVFKASFPDYAYQQEDDVTKWPKAGEVFTKDLVTDTIQRPMLNLQELHKQPSGTYQVTISGKSLQGDTVQLIQYLQVVNEPAPAQRMQDWVTPISITIQKGKSAEFRIGINREATVLMETYDGSTLLSSKWLKLSGTSQQTIDVKPMAGKSSIQVQFLMIKDNRLYTSYQNVTVNDTGKNLPLRLLTYRNKLQPGQKEQWRLQVGNDGPSKEMAEMVATMYDASLDEITPAASWAYNLNQGSSSSDYFTWDDTELANVTESAPTSAYFGIPDIPIERKYEELGLAGYGYDYTQYIEQTRYLKNAGLRDNALATLYLKNAKLIKLGYDVIGLVADENTGLGLPNAIVKIKYSKIATRTNSSGYFRIKVPKNAILQFAHPEYQVTEASTKPSERLTIILERRLFDLPTADPGVKSIHGDATQTVRIDEPVGNAPVSSAVAEDRAFGYMSKDYTSKPKVDQVRFPPPVVKPDEQMREKDPPVQQDLKAAEPAIRLIKPVTIRKNFNETAFFYPQLHTDEKGQILIDFTMPDALTRWHFKAFAHTQSLAMGTLEQEAVTQKQLMISANMPRFFREGDTITVSARLANLTTQTLKGAVHLQWFNALNMQPVDLIAQPQQGEQRFEIAGNSTKALSFTLIIPAGLNPVTYRITAASAEHTDGEENTLPVLSNRMLVTETVPILVRAGQTRNFTFDKLIKPNSTNLQSKTLTLEYTQNPAWYAVQAMPYLMEYPYECAEQTFSRYFANTLSAAIINKNPQISQVLDRWKAGDSKAFLSNLEKNPELKNILLEETPWLLNAQSEHEQHKRLALLFDLNKLGYEQDQTLNKLLKKQLPDGSFPWFGGTRTDRYITQHILAGLGQLQRINKPNYVQQAITEKALAYLDKQLMADALPGTKNAKLDKPEHLYPVQVHAWYTRSYFTEAALSKPLGAVQQAYLDQAAKQWQKQSFYEQGLIALTLHRYKRTEEAKQIMRSLLESAQQSDEMGMYWVKNRHGWFWYESPVETQSLMIELFTEVGNHTKAVDEMKIWLLRNKQVNNWSTTKATATACYALLMSKGINLLNVTEATDIQLSSQSLKLLKPDLKAEEGTGYVKASWVNEQIKPELGKLQVSNKGNTISWGALHWQYTEQLDKITPSNTDLHLERKYFIVKRDNAGEVLTAVDALHQPQTGDLLKVVVYLKAGRDYEYIHLKDMRPAGTEPLDVLSSAKYQDGLYYYQVSRDVCTNFFIDRLAKGSYVLEYRLRVTQPGNFATGISTVQSMYAPEFNAHTEGGKLNVKP; encoded by the coding sequence ATGCCTTACCGCGTTTCGTTTATCAAAAAAGGGTTACTTATTTTATCGTTAACCTGCATCTGCCAACTCGTATTTGCTCAGAACTACAACAACCAGGCTTTTCGTATCGACTCTTTAGCCAATGTAGGCCTACCAAAATCGGCATTAGCTGAGGTTGATAAGCTGGAGCAAATGGCGCATAAAAACAATGATGCCGCACAGTTAGTAAAAGTTGCCTTGTATCGCAACCGCTTTCAACGCTATTTACAGGAAGAAGCACTTACCCTCATTTTAAAAAGGCTTCACAACGATATACAAAAAGCAATTTATCCGGTAAAGCCGGTACTTCAATCGTTACTTGCCGAAATGTACTGGCAGTATTATCAGGATAACCGCTGGGAAATAAGCAGGCGCAGTCGGTTAGATAGTCCGGATCCTGACTTTACCCGCTGGGATTCACAAACACTAATCAAGTATACCGGCCAGCTGTATCAAAGCTCCTTGCAAAACTGGCAAAAAGAGCAGCAAACATCTGTTGATGCACTGGATGCTGCTTTAATTGGCGATAAAGCAACCCGCTACCTGCGCCCAACCTTGTATGACTTGCTGCTGCATCGGGCACTTGATTTTTACCTTAATGATGAGCTGGATTTGCCCCGGCCGCATAAGCCGTTTAACATAAACGACCGTCAGCTTTTTGCCGATAACCATACCTTTGCTACTTTAACCATAAACCCTACAGATACCGCGTCATTGCTTTACAAGGGTATTTATTATCTGCAACAGGGCACGCAATTTCACTTAAAAGATAATAGCAGTGAAGCTCTGGCTGATTTAGCTATCAAACGTTTAGAACTCATTCATAGCAGAGCATCATTTGCCCCAAAAGACACTTTGTACCTGCGGAGTTTAAACCAGGTAGCCACATCCGTAGCCGATAAACCTATCAGCGCAGATGCTTTGGTGCTTATTGGAAAGTATTATGATGACAGAGACAGCCTGGTTACGGCCTTATACTATTTGCAAAAAGCGGCTAAAAACTTTCCCACTAGTATAGGCGGACAAAATGCTCTTCAACTAATTAAAGAAATTAAGCAGCAACAACTAACGGCAACCGTTGAAAATGTAAACGTGCCCGGTCGCCCTCTGCTGGCGTTGCTGGAGTATCGTAATTTGAATGCTATCCGTTTTAAAATTTTGCAGCTCACGCAAAAACAACAAGAGCGGCTGCGGAAACTGAATAAAGATTATGATGGCAACGGACTGCAATCAAGCCCGGAAATACTACTGTATCTGCGGCGCATTAAACCGGTGCAGAACGATTTTTTAACTTTACCCAACCCACACGACTACCGTAAACATCGTGTGGAGTTTAGTATTAATCCGCAAAGTACCGGGCATTATGTTTTGCTGCTGGAAGATTCAGCACACAATGAACGATTAACACAACTGGTAAAATTTCAGTTGTCAGCATTGGCGTACAGCTCGCGCAGGCTGCCCAATGGTATGCACGAGGTCAGGGTACTGCACCGCGAAACAGGTGCGCCGTTAAACGGTGTTCAGGTAATTGTTTCTAACAAGAATGAGAATAGTAAACAATCTCAAAAGCATATCATCAGTCAAGGGATAACAAACAAAGACGGCCAGTTTTTATTCAAGTTTGCGCAAGAATATTACGATATTGAGTTGAAACAACAGAACGATTATCTGTTACAAAAAGACCATTACACGTCGGGCAGGCAACATGATGATTATGACAACCTGCCTGCTGTTCATACCATCATTTTTACCGACCGGGAAATTTACCGGCCGGGGCAAACCGTATATATCAAGGCCTTACAACTGCAAAAATCAAAAGGCCTAAATTCGATATTGCCGAATCAGGCTATAGACATCTTTTTGAAAGACCAGTATGGCAAAAAGCTGCAAACTCAAAACTTACGCACCAATGAGTTTGGCTCAGCAACCGGATCTTTTATCTTGCCGCCTAGCCTGCTGAACGGTAGTTTCCAGATTGCTACAGCACTTGGCAGTGCCAGTATCCGTGTAGAGGAATACAAAAGGCCTACCTTTCAGGTAACGTTTTTGCCTGTTAAGCAAAGTTACCGTCTAAACGATACGGTGGTACTGCAAGGCAAAGTAACCGCCTTTTCGGGTTATGGTATCTCACAAGCGCGGGTAGCTTACCATATCGATTTGAATTATGAAAACAAAGACAAACCTGCCGATGATGAAAATGGAGACGTTCCGGATGCAGTAAATGATTTGGAGGCGGATACGGTAATTGCCGACAACAACGGCGAGTTTCAAATTAAGTTTAAAGCCGAGGACAATGAAGTTGGACGCCTCTTAACGTACCAATATCAAATTAGCGCCACAGTAACCGACGGCAGTGGCGAAACACAACCTGCCGAGCAAACAGTAAACGTAAGTAACCAGCCCATTAAATTAAACATAACGCTACCTGAAAAGCTAACGACTCAAACTGAGCATTTACTGCCCATAATCTTTACTAACCTGAACAACCAGCCATTGGCCGGCAACATAAATGTTAGCGTATATACGCTGAACCACCCACTTCAGGTGTTCAAATCTCGTTTATGGGCGGTGCCGGATTTAACTCTCTTAAGCCGTGATGTTTTTAAAGCAAGTTTTCCGGATTATGCCTATCAACAGGAAGATGATGTTACCAAGTGGCCTAAAGCTGGTGAGGTATTCACCAAAGACCTCGTGACCGATACCATACAACGGCCGATGCTGAATTTGCAGGAACTACATAAGCAGCCGTCGGGCACCTATCAGGTTACTATCAGTGGCAAAAGCCTTCAGGGCGATACTGTACAGTTGATACAATACCTGCAGGTGGTTAACGAACCTGCGCCTGCTCAAAGGATGCAAGATTGGGTGACACCCATATCCATAACTATACAAAAAGGCAAGTCGGCAGAATTCAGGATAGGCATTAACCGGGAAGCCACGGTACTGATGGAAACCTATGATGGCAGCACATTGCTATCTTCTAAGTGGCTAAAACTAAGTGGCACCAGCCAGCAAACCATTGATGTAAAGCCGATGGCAGGAAAAAGCAGCATTCAGGTGCAGTTTTTAATGATTAAGGATAACCGGCTATACACCTCTTATCAAAATGTTACCGTAAACGATACCGGCAAAAATCTTCCTCTGCGGTTACTTACCTACCGCAATAAACTGCAGCCTGGCCAGAAAGAACAATGGCGTTTGCAGGTAGGCAACGATGGACCATCCAAAGAAATGGCCGAAATGGTAGCAACTATGTATGATGCTTCGCTGGATGAGATTACCCCGGCAGCCAGTTGGGCTTACAACCTAAATCAAGGATCTAGCTCGTCTGACTATTTTACCTGGGATGATACAGAGTTAGCTAATGTTACCGAAAGTGCGCCAACCAGTGCCTACTTTGGAATACCCGACATTCCTATTGAGCGCAAGTACGAAGAACTGGGTTTGGCCGGCTACGGGTATGATTATACGCAGTATATTGAACAAACCCGATACTTAAAAAATGCAGGGTTAAGAGACAATGCACTGGCAACCTTATACCTTAAAAATGCGAAGCTTATTAAGCTTGGATACGATGTAATTGGCTTGGTAGCAGACGAAAATACAGGTCTTGGTTTACCCAACGCTATAGTAAAAATAAAATATTCTAAAATAGCTACCCGTACCAATTCATCAGGATACTTCAGAATTAAGGTACCTAAAAACGCTATACTGCAATTTGCGCATCCCGAGTATCAGGTTACCGAGGCATCAACGAAACCAAGTGAGAGGCTTACCATCATTTTAGAAAGGAGACTATTTGATCTACCAACTGCCGACCCGGGTGTAAAATCAATTCATGGCGATGCAACGCAAACTGTGCGGATTGATGAACCGGTTGGCAATGCGCCCGTAAGTAGTGCCGTAGCTGAAGATAGGGCGTTTGGCTATATGAGTAAGGATTATACTAGTAAGCCAAAGGTTGATCAAGTACGCTTTCCGCCCCCAGTTGTAAAACCAGATGAGCAGATGCGCGAGAAAGATCCTCCTGTTCAGCAAGATTTGAAGGCTGCAGAGCCTGCTATCAGGCTAATTAAACCTGTTACTATACGTAAAAACTTTAATGAAACCGCTTTTTTCTATCCACAACTACATACCGATGAAAAAGGGCAAATACTGATTGATTTTACCATGCCCGATGCCTTAACCCGCTGGCACTTTAAAGCTTTTGCACATACGCAAAGCCTGGCTATGGGCACATTGGAACAAGAGGCTGTAACACAAAAGCAACTCATGATTAGCGCCAATATGCCACGTTTTTTCAGGGAAGGTGATACCATAACCGTATCGGCCCGGCTGGCTAATTTAACCACCCAAACACTGAAGGGAGCCGTCCATCTGCAATGGTTCAATGCCTTAAACATGCAACCCGTCGATTTAATAGCCCAACCGCAACAAGGCGAGCAAAGGTTTGAAATAGCCGGCAACAGCACCAAGGCCCTGAGCTTTACATTGATTATACCAGCTGGTTTGAATCCGGTTACCTATCGTATCACGGCCGCAAGCGCAGAACATACTGATGGCGAAGAGAACACCCTACCCGTTCTCAGCAACCGAATGCTGGTTACCGAAACGGTGCCCATACTGGTACGGGCTGGCCAAACCCGCAATTTCACTTTTGATAAGCTGATAAAGCCGAATAGCACCAACTTGCAAAGCAAAACACTTACATTAGAGTACACGCAAAACCCCGCGTGGTATGCGGTACAGGCTATGCCCTATCTGATGGAGTATCCGTACGAGTGTGCCGAGCAAACTTTTAGCCGGTATTTCGCCAACACCCTTTCAGCCGCAATTATTAATAAAAACCCGCAAATTAGCCAGGTGCTTGACCGCTGGAAAGCCGGCGACAGCAAAGCCTTCTTGTCAAACCTGGAAAAGAACCCGGAATTAAAAAATATATTGTTAGAAGAAACGCCCTGGCTCCTAAATGCGCAAAGCGAACATGAACAGCATAAACGCCTGGCCTTGCTGTTTGATTTGAACAAACTTGGTTACGAGCAAGACCAAACTTTAAATAAATTACTGAAAAAGCAATTACCAGATGGCAGCTTCCCATGGTTTGGCGGCACTCGTACTGACCGTTATATTACTCAACATATTCTTGCAGGGCTGGGGCAACTACAACGCATTAACAAACCTAATTATGTACAGCAGGCCATTACCGAAAAAGCGTTGGCTTATCTGGACAAACAACTAATGGCTGATGCCTTACCTGGAACCAAAAATGCCAAGCTAGATAAGCCGGAGCACCTATACCCTGTACAAGTGCATGCGTGGTATACCCGTAGCTACTTTACCGAAGCAGCATTAAGCAAGCCACTTGGGGCGGTGCAGCAAGCTTACCTAGATCAGGCTGCTAAGCAATGGCAAAAACAAAGCTTTTATGAGCAGGGCCTTATTGCCCTCACACTACACAGGTATAAACGCACCGAGGAGGCAAAACAGATTATGCGCTCGCTGCTGGAATCGGCACAGCAATCCGACGAAATGGGTATGTACTGGGTAAAAAACCGTCATGGCTGGTTTTGGTACGAGTCACCCGTTGAAACGCAATCTCTCATGATTGAGCTGTTTACCGAGGTGGGTAACCACACCAAAGCTGTTGACGAGATGAAAATATGGCTGTTGCGAAACAAACAAGTAAACAATTGGTCAACTACAAAAGCTACCGCCACCGCTTGTTATGCGTTGCTCATGAGTAAAGGAATTAATTTGTTAAACGTTACAGAAGCTACCGATATTCAATTAAGCAGTCAGTCACTGAAACTGTTAAAACCTGATCTGAAAGCCGAAGAAGGAACAGGGTATGTAAAAGCCAGCTGGGTAAATGAACAAATTAAACCCGAGTTAGGCAAGTTACAGGTAAGCAATAAAGGAAACACAATAAGCTGGGGCGCCCTCCACTGGCAGTATACGGAGCAATTGGATAAAATCACACCATCCAATACCGATTTGCATTTGGAACGTAAATACTTTATTGTAAAACGCGATAATGCAGGAGAAGTGCTTACGGCTGTTGATGCCCTGCACCAACCTCAAACCGGTGACTTGCTGAAAGTGGTTGTTTATTTAAAAGCCGGGCGGGACTACGAGTACATTCACCTGAAGGATATGCGTCCGGCAGGTACCGAACCTTTAGATGTACTATCGTCTGCAAAATACCAGGATGGTTTATATTATTACCAGGTAAGCCGTGATGTTTGCACTAATTTCTTTATTGACAGGTTAGCCAAAGGCAGTTATGTACTGGAGTATCGCTTACGGGTAACGCAACCAGGTAATTTTGCTACAGGTATTAGCACTGTACAAAGCATGTATGCGCCGGAGTTCAATGCACATACCGAAGGCGGTAAATTGAATGTTAAACCATAG